Sequence from the Phormidium ambiguum IAM M-71 genome:
CGTTGCGACTGAACTGCCTATCTTGTGTGACGATTTCGACCTGGATACTAATGCTCGCCAGAAACTGTACGGATATGTCAAGAAACTGGAACAGTGGATGTGTGGCGTACTCAAGTGGCATGGGGCGGTAGACCGCTATAAGGAATTTGAATTGCGGAATAACTCGACAGAAAAGCGGTTACTCCAACGCCCCACAGGGTTAGGCACTACCGCAACCCAGATTAGACCGACTGTTGGTCAGCAAACAACTCAAACCCATGTTCAACCAGTGGCGCAGAAATTACTAGGTGGCCCAACAGGGTTAGGGACTTCAGCGACCAAGATCCGATCGTGGTTAGGAATGAAAGATTAGCTCAATCTGAATCCTAATTTCAATCAATCTCATAACTTGTCCACAAACATTACTAAGGAAAATTAATTATGACTAATACAGCAAATACTCCTGTAGAAAATCAAATTGAGCAACTGCCAATGAGTTTGCAGACCGAAGCAGCGCGTAATTTGGCAACCACTACCAAAACTCAACCCCAGATGCAGGGAATCACTTCACGGTGGTTGTTAAAACTGCTGCCTTGGGTAGAAACAGTGGGTGGTAGCTACCGGGTCAACCGTCGCTTAACCTATACGGTTGGAGATGGACGAGTCACCTTTACTAATGTAGGGTCCCAAGTACAGGTCATTCCTCAAGAACTCACTGAGTTACCTTTGTTGCGAGGATTTCAAGATGTTGAGGTGTTAAACGCCTTAGCGAGTCAATTTGTACAACAAGAATTTGCTGCGGGAGATACGATCGTACAAGCAGGCCAACCAGCGGAGCAAGTATTGCTGATTGCTCATGGTAAAGTCAATAAAATTGGCCCTGGCAAATATGACGAGCAAGTTGTTTTGAATGTATTAGCCGATGGGGATCATTTTGGCGACTATGCTTTAGTGGAATCTCAGGATACTTGGGATGTTACTCTCACCGCCCTTACCCGTTGTACTATCTTATCTCTGCCTCAAACCGCCTTTCAAAACCTGGTTAACCAGTCTGAGGCATTACAAGCGCAAGTGGATCAATACAGGGCAAAATTGCGCCAACCCAAAAACCAAGAAGGAGAAGCTAATATTGATGTTTCTTCCGGCCACTTAGCAGAAGCCTTATTACCGGGGACTTTTGCTGACTATGAACTCAATCCACGAGAATATGAGTTAAGCGTGGCTCAAACTATTTTACAAATCAATACACGGGTTGCCGATCTCTACAACGAACCCATGAACCAGACCGAGGAACAATTAAGGCTTACTATCGAAGCCTTACGGGAACGCCAAGAACATGAAATGATTAATAATCGTGATTTTGGACTATTACACAACGCTGACCTCAAACAACGGATTTTTACCCGCAGTGGTCCGCCAACTCCCGACGATCTTGATGAATTGCTCTCTATTGTTTGGAAAGAACCGAGCTTTTTCTTAGCTCATCCCCGCGCTATTGCTGCTTTTGGTCGGGAATGTAACCGCCTTGGACTTTATCCTAATCCTATCCCTATGGGTAATAGTGCTATTCCGTCTTGGCGTGGTATTCCCATCTATCCTTGTAATAAAATTCCTGTGACGAAAGAGCGGACTAGCTCGATTATGTTAATGCGTGTGGGCGCAACCAACCAAGGGGTTATTGGTCTGCACAAAACAGGTATCCCTGATGAATATCAGCCGAGTTTGTCAGTTCGCTTCATGGGGATTAACGAAAAGGCGGTTATTTCCTACCTAGTGAGTGCTTACTACTCTACCGCCGTTC
This genomic interval carries:
- a CDS encoding family 2B encapsulin nanocompartment shell protein, whose translation is MTNTANTPVENQIEQLPMSLQTEAARNLATTTKTQPQMQGITSRWLLKLLPWVETVGGSYRVNRRLTYTVGDGRVTFTNVGSQVQVIPQELTELPLLRGFQDVEVLNALASQFVQQEFAAGDTIVQAGQPAEQVLLIAHGKVNKIGPGKYDEQVVLNVLADGDHFGDYALVESQDTWDVTLTALTRCTILSLPQTAFQNLVNQSEALQAQVDQYRAKLRQPKNQEGEANIDVSSGHLAEALLPGTFADYELNPREYELSVAQTILQINTRVADLYNEPMNQTEEQLRLTIEALRERQEHEMINNRDFGLLHNADLKQRIFTRSGPPTPDDLDELLSIVWKEPSFFLAHPRAIAAFGRECNRLGLYPNPIPMGNSAIPSWRGIPIYPCNKIPVTKERTSSIMLMRVGATNQGVIGLHKTGIPDEYQPSLSVRFMGINEKAVISYLVSAYYSTAVLVPDALGILEDVEIGL